The Arachis hypogaea cultivar Tifrunner chromosome 19, arahy.Tifrunner.gnm2.J5K5, whole genome shotgun sequence genome has a window encoding:
- the LOC112778900 gene encoding uncharacterized protein: MTGLMKKYGIIHKVAMAYHPQTNGQAEVSNREIKCILEKIVKPHRRDWSSKFRDALWAYRMAYKTPISISSFQLVYGKACHLPVEVEHKGYWAIKECNSGLWGAGTERKLRLVELECLRLEAYENSRLYKERVKAVHDKNIKRREFRAEDLVLLYNSRLRLMPGKLRSRWERPYRVKKAEPYGVFHLSHPSSPTIFKVNGHRLKLYHREKMKNNKEVEVFLLEDAPESKEI; this comes from the coding sequence ATGACAGGTTTGATGAAGAAATATGGCATCATTCACAAGGTGGCTATGGCCTACCACCCCCAAACAAATGGCCAAGCCGAGGTCTCTAACCGGGAAATTAAGTGCATACTAGAGAAGATTGTAAAGCCTCATAGGAGGGATTGGAGTTCTAAGTTCAGAGATGCGCTATGGGCTTATCGGATGGCTTATAAGACACCAATTAGTATTAGTTCGTTCCAGTTAGTCTATGGAAAGGCTTGCCATCTCCCGGTAGAGGTAGAACACAAGGGTTATTGGGCCATCAAGGAATGCAACTCAGGATTGTGGGGAGCCGGAACCGAAAGGAAGTTACGGTTGGTAGAGTTGGAGTGCCTTCggttggaagcttatgagaattcaaGGCTCTATAAAGAGAGGGTGAAGGCGGTGCATGATaagaacatcaagagaagagagtttagagCTGAGGATCTAGTCCTTCTATACAACTCAAGATTGAGGTTAATGCCAGGCAAGTTAAGGTCAAGGTGGGAAAGACCTTATAGGGTGAAAAAGGCTGAGCCATATGGGGTCTTTCACTTGAGTCACCCTTCAAGCCCTACAATCTTCAAAGTTAATGGTCACCGTCTAAAGCTTTATCATAGAGAGAAGATGAAAAACAACAAGGAGGTTGAGGTATTCCTTCTTGAGGATGCACCCGAAAGCAAAGAGATCTAA